TTTCGCCCTCGTTCATTTTGACGACGCCGTGTTGGACAAGCTGTCCATCGGCGATGTCATGCTGTCCAAGTCTTTGGGGGTTGGGCTGAAGATCGACGGGTTTGACGATGTCTTTGTTCAAAATTTATCACCCGAAGTTCTGGAAAGTCTCGTCTCTCAGACACCGGACGGCCGTCTTGAAGTTCCTGTCGTCAAGGAGATTCCCGGGGATATTATGGGTCGGGGATATATTCAGACTTGCTACCCTCCCGACATTGAAAAATACGGGCTCAAGGATCTTCGCTTCGGGGACATTGTCTACCTCGAGGATGTGCAGAGCACCTACGGGAGCGGTTATTACGAAGGCGGCGTGACCATCGGCGTTGTCTGTTCCGGCCCGAGCGACATGGCCGGTCAAGGCATCGTTGTCACTCCGATCCTCTCTACGAAGGAGGGACGGCTTTCCGCCCGGATCGACCCCGAGGCCAATATCGGGAACTTCCTGGGCATCGAGATGAAGACGAAAGCTCCCCGTCCGAGCTCCGTCCCCGAACCGGGCGTTCTGAAAACCAACAAGGACAAACTGATCACCACCGCTGTCGAGTCCGTGCCCATTCCGGCACGCGGCGCAGGCTATAACGTCTCGTATGACGGAACGCCGAGGATCGGCATCGGCATGCATTCGATAAACTACACGGTATCGATCGGAGACTCCGCCTCCGGCTGGGCGAGCTCCGATCATGTGGAGCCCGACGTCTCCACTTACGGCCGCGATGCGGACAGCGCCGCCGAATGCGCCGTCGCCATCCTGTCCGGGATCGGCAATCCCGCCAAGGTCATCACCGGCGAAGCCAAAGGCGCTGAGGGATACTACATCGGCCGTCACTCGCCCGCGCGCGACCTGATCTGGTTCCCCAAGGATGTGCTGGATAAACTGTCCCTGGACGACAAGTTCCAGGTCAGGGCCAGGGCGGTCGGCCTGAAAATCGAAGGCTTCGAGGATGTCCGGGTGAACATGATCTCTCCGGAACTTTTGGAAAGGATGGGGATTGCCATCCAGGACGGCCAGCTGGTTGTTCCCGTGGTGATGGAAATTCCGGGCCGCATCATGGGTTCGGGATTGGGAGCCTCGTTTGTCGAAACCTCAGATTACGACATCCAGACGACCTGTCCCGAGACCGTGAAACGCTATAATTTGGAGAAGCTTAGGCTTGGGGATGTGGTGGCCATCCGCGACCATTATAACGCCTTCGGCACCGGCCGGCATAAAGGGGCGGTGACAATCGGCATCATCTGCCACGGTTGGAGCTATTCGGCGGGACACGGCCCGGGAGTCAACACCGTATTGAGCGCCCTGCCGGGCCGCATCGAACCCCGGATTGACCCCCACGCCAACGCGGCCTATTACCTCGGAATCCGGGAGAAACCGGACGCTGCCT
This genomic stretch from Acidobacteriota bacterium harbors:
- a CDS encoding DUF4438 domain-containing protein, whose translation is MKKNRLFFAAVLSLILAFFLCAPDIAAAAGQADRKPVTTNKDTLLTIAVQGQIAPAQPSRSYAVTWDGTPKVLVGTGGINYNLKIGDPIFGWASGDRATMGVAVEGNGPDDRARGAWVPQVSIGNEVKLLSGAAKGEKGLITGKFRGFALVHFDDAVLDKLSIGDVMLSKSLGVGLKIDGFDDVFVQNLSPEVLESLVSQTPDGRLEVPVVKEIPGDIMGRGYIQTCYPPDIEKYGLKDLRFGDIVYLEDVQSTYGSGYYEGGVTIGVVCSGPSDMAGQGIVVTPILSTKEGRLSARIDPEANIGNFLGIEMKTKAPRPSSVPEPGVLKTNKDKLITTAVESVPIPARGAGYNVSYDGTPRIGIGMHSINYTVSIGDSASGWASSDHVEPDVSTYGRDADSAAECAVAILSGIGNPAKVITGEAKGAEGYYIGRHSPARDLIWFPKDVLDKLSLDDKFQVRARAVGLKIEGFEDVRVNMISPELLERMGIAIQDGQLVVPVVMEIPGRIMGSGLGASFVETSDYDIQTTCPETVKRYNLEKLRLGDVVAIRDHYNAFGTGRHKGAVTIGIICHGWSYSAGHGPGVNTVLSALPGRIEPRIDPHANAAYYLGIREKPDAASSWQ